The Acidobacteriota bacterium DNA segment CCAGCTTCCATCTGGCTGGCGGGCATATCCAAAACCATCACTCCCAAGCGTGACCTGATTTTGCAACCGGCAGCGAGGACCGATTTCAACAAATTCCCGGACGACGCAGTTGGAGTGGAGATAGCTCTCGTCTCCGATTTTGACACCAGGGTAAATGGTGCAATTTGGATGGATCGTAACCCGGTCGCCAATGAGGGCGTGCTCTCCAATCACCACATAGGCACCGACTCGGACATCCTGTCCAATCCGTGCGGTTGCGGCAATCACGGCGGTTGGGTGAATACCAGGTTCCAGATCAGGTGGTTGGTAAAACAAACTGAGGACCTGGGCAAACGCCAGGTAGGCATCAGGTGCCCGGAGGATAGGTTTGGGCCAGGTTACTGAAGCTGTTTGGTTTAGAATCAAAGCCGCGGCACGAGTGGTTTGCAATTTTGGAGTGTACCGTGGATTGGCAAGAAAGGCTAAATCCGTTGGTCCAGCTTCATCTAACCCGGCCACACCCGTGATTTCACACTCCGTATCGCCTTCAATTGTGTAGTTGAGTCGGGATGCAATTTCAGAAAGCTTCATAAAAAACAGCGGCACTTTGAACCTGAACCAGCCCTTGAAAAAACTGACGAATGGTTCAGGTTGAGCCAAGTGCCGTAAAATCAACCAAAAACAATGAAATCGAAGGAGAGATTGTGGCTGGTGCTTCGTGAATCAGTGCCTGGTGCCTGGTACTTGGTGCTTTGGAACCAATACCTTCCAAGAACCAGGCACCAGGCACCATGTCCTATTCCTTAGGCGTAAATCCCACGCAACGTCAGGTCACGGGCCATGCGTTCAAGACCCAGCATATAGGCACCCATGCGCAAATTCACACCATGTTTTTCAGACATATTCACCACATGGTGGAAGGCCCCATTCACCATATCAGTCAGGCGTTCTTTAACGACATCTTTGCGCCAGGTGAAGCCCATTCGGTTTTGGACCCATTCAAAATAGCGAATGCCCGCGCCACCGCTTTCACCCAGAATGGCTGGAATCACAAACACCCCCCGGTAATCCAGGATTGGTTCAGCCATACCTGTCGTCGCGCCATAGGCAATTTCACACAGAATCCGGCATTTGGTTTTACGAGCCACTTCAGCCGTGATCTGTTGTTGGCGGAAGGCTGGGACCAGCACGTCGCAATCCATGGTGAGCAATTCTTCGTCGTTGATGGCATCACCTTCTGGATATCCTTCGAGCGTTCCTTTCTGGCCAAAATAATAGAGCACATCTGGGATATTGAGGCCATTGGGGTTATAGACACCGCCGCCCAAATCAGCAATTCCAGTAATGACATAGCCGGCTTCATACAGGAACTGGGCGGCTGATCCACCGCGCCGACCAGCCCCCTGGATATTGACGCGGGTTTTGTCAGGCGACATTCCCAGCTTTTTGGCTGACTCGTTGATCATACAGGTGGCCCCATAGCCAATGGCTTCACGTGAAAAGTGGGAGCCTCCCATTTCAAAGGGTTTGCCAGTCACAATTGACCGCACGGTATGGCGGGCGTGCATCGAGTAGGTATCCATGATCCAGGCCATGACCTGCTGGTCAGTACTCAGGTCTGGCGCAAGGATATCGCGTTCCGTGCCAAGGATATCAAGCATTTCAGAGATGTAGCGGCGAGTCATGCGTTCGAGTTCCGATTGGGATAATTCTTTCGGGTCACAGAGAATGCCTCCCATGGATCCGCCAAACGGGACATCCACCACCGCACAGGTATAGGTTGACCACAACGCCAGGGCGCGCATTTCGTCAAGGGTAATGTCTGGGCGATATCGCAGCCCACCCTGCATTGGACCGCTGGCAATGTGGTGTTGGACACGATAGCTCTCAAAGACACGAATTTCACCGTTATCCATGTGAACTGGAAGGTTTACCACAAACTCGCGGCCTGGAAACCGCAGTAACTTTCGCAGGTTCTGATCCAGGTTCAGTTTTTCGGCGGCCATTTCAAAACGCCCAATGAGCGTTTCAGTCAGGCCCATTTCACCGATAAGAATTTGAGATCGTTCGTTGGTGGCTGAATGGGGGTTATTCAGGAGGTCAGACATAGGGCGTTCTATCCTCGAAAGTTCTGGCTATAAAAAAAGATGAAAAGGCATTGGCAGGCAAAGCGGAACCTACCAGTGAAGAATGGATGCGAACCCACTGGATGTGATTGGGGGTTCCACAAAGAACTGAGGACCATTGCAGGTGATGATTTGCAGTACAAGATGAGCGATTGATGGTTCAGGGATGCCGATTTTTGCCCCACATCTCAGCCTGGGTCTCTCAAAAAACGACAGAGGTGCAACGGAAAGACAACGGACGAGAACAATAGCTTGAGTGTCTTCAACCAGACCGTTTTGAAGAATCTGGGAACGATTGGTTCATCCTATCTTCGGCGTGGAGACCCGGTCCTTGCTGGGCCGGGAGGAAACGCCGCTCCTGCTGTGTAAGAAATTGAAATGCAGGTGGGGGAATCGCTCCCACCCGCTCTGCTTGAGGGAAAACTACCCTCAGTCATCTCCTCGCGGAGAGTTGTGCGTACCGGTCTGACTGTGACCGCCGACCGGATTCGACGTACTCTCGACCGGATTTGGGAAGGTTTGCCGTGACCGGCACTGGCACTGACTCCCATGCCTGTTTAACCGGTCACCGTAGAGCAGCGGACTGAGGCGGCATCCGCAGGTACCTATATATTCTTCCCAATCGGTTCCCGTGATTTGCACGGGGGTCTGGTCAACTGGAGCTTGAACCGATCTCCCCACACCGACCATCCATCAGGATGGCGTCGTGGCGACACGACTCAAGCTCGGCCCTTGAGGGCCGAATCTGTTGACTGATTGTGGGACTTCAATTAGGCAAGACTTTGTATCACATCAGTTAGTGTCAGGCAACACGAACAAAAGGGTGATGAATGAAGAATTGAGAATGTCTTTAGTGATTCGTGGTTCGTGGTTCGTGGTTCGTAATCAATATCTTCAAAGAACCAGGAACCAGTCACCAAATATTTTCTCCATTCTGAATTCCTTCTGGTGATTCCCAGGCTCGAAGTGGACAAGCCTCAAATTTTCTTCTATAACCGAAAGAAAAGCCGAGGCGATGTCTCATGGCCCTCAGCCCTCAATGGTATAATACCAACCTGCAATGAAGTTCCCGGATTAGGAAATAGTCAAATAGTTCAATCAAAGAAACTTAGCGAACTACTGACTACTGACTACTGACTACAAACTGATACAACATCCGTCTGGAGTGTGTTTATGAAATGTCCTGAGTGTGGAACTGATGCCCGTGAAGGAACCCGGTTTTGTCGTTCGTGTGGTGAACTGTTGACCGATGCCACGGGTCCGTTGACGAATCCACCATCGGCGATGCTTCCCACACCAGCGCCGCCGCCCCCCCTGGTTGGGGCGCCACCGCGTCCGTCTGGTTCGATTCCTCCAGTCTCCACTGCTCCCGGAGCCCCATCTGGTTTTTCTCCACTCTCACCGGCTACTCCACTGTCAGGGTCACCCGTTCCGTTTTCTTCGGGGATTCCTCCCGCTGTGGCGACTGGTAAGATGGCCCCGCAAGCGCCGATTGCTCCAACGCCGGATCCAGGTTCTTTCCCCTCAGGCGAAAATCGGCCTCGTGCTGCCACTGCGGGTGGGTACTCGCTTGCCCCGCCACCGCCGACTCCAATTGTTCGTCAAAAAACGACTTCCAAACCACTGCTGATTGGTGCTGTTTTGGGGGGCATTGTTTTGGTGGGAGGTGCAGTCGGAGTTGGCTATCGGTGGGGAAAGGAGACGTCTGATAAGCAGCTTGAAACCAAACAAAACGACTGGAAAGGCTCATCTATCCCGCAAAAAGAACGGGGGGAAGTGCGGATTAACAAATCCTATCTGAAGCGGGTTGAAGTGAGTTTTATGGATGTTGCTCCCCAAAGTGATGCCGAAATTGTCTTTGTGGAAAGCAATAAAGGACGCCACTTTCCAACCGGTGTGAAGGCCCTGGTGCTTCAGCTTCAAGGAAATCCTCCTGTTGACACCCAACTGACCCTTGTCTGGAAACAAGGATCAACCGTCATCCAACGGACAAGCAATCGGGATGAACTCAATAACCTGGGGCGGTTGCCAGGGGGGGCAAATTTTGGAATCTATAAAACAAATCGGGCGCCGATTGAGGATGGGGAATACGAGGTCGTGGTCGAGGAGAAAAGTGGGGAAGTGGCTGCCTACGTGAAATTTGTGATTGGCAAGTAGGGGGAGAATGAAGAATGAAGAATGAAGAAGTCTTTGGTTCCTGGTTCTTCTTCGAAAGTATTGATTTCTAAGCACCAGGTACTTTCTTCATTCTCAATTCTTCATTCTACTTCATTCTTCATTCTGGAAGGTTTACTGGTTTTCTTCGGCAAAAACCGGCTCATTGGAATTGAGCATCAGTCTCCAGGTTCGATCCAGCATTGGTTTCAATTTCTCAATTTCCTGGAGCGTCATCGTCGGCATTTCAACTGGTCCAGCCGCACCAGCTTTGCACACCAGCGAGTCTTGCAACGCAATGGCTGAAACATCAACCAGCGGAATGGTCGTTCCACGCGCCCGATTGATGGCCTCGATATAGTAATTGCACACAACGGCCTGGCCAGTGGCAGTTGGGTGGAAGCCGTCGAGGCTAAAAATGCCGCCCAGATATTTGTTGGTCAGTTTTCCAACTCCGGCGACGGTGTACCCATCCTTCACCACTTTCTTAAATTCAGCATCCACATCAACCAGAATGGCGCCGGCGGCAGTGGATTGTTCTTTAATGACCGCGTTGTATTCAACAATTCGCTTTTGGATGTTTTTGACTTCTTTCTTGGTCAACACGACTTCGGGGGGCAGTTTTTGGCCTCGGGCGAGCAGTGGTAACCCAGGAAGTGTCACGTAGTCCTTCTTTTTCACGCCAAACACAAACTGAAGCGTTTCTTTATTGATCCCAAAGTTGCGGGAAATATCATCCTGTGAAAACACAACCGCGAAGGACGTCAGGTCAGGAATGTTGAGGGTTACAATCGTGGAGGCCCCGGATGCTTTCGCTTTCGTCATGATTTCAGTGTAGCGGGTACGGAAATCGGCAAGCGGGGTTAATGATGCGTCTGTTCCAGTCAAAACCGCCCCGAGCGCGTCATTGCCACCAACTTCGGCAACCAGCAGGGTTGTCGGCTTGAGGGCGGCGACCCATTCCATCTGGCTAAAGGCAATCGGGGTTGGGGCCAGGAGTCCTGGTAACCCAAGGACAAAATCAGTGATCGTGATTTTCGCCGGATCAAGCGTGGTTGGGCGAGTTGACAGTACATCCAGCAGTTTATGTCCTGGGACGGAGAGTAAAGTTGCCTGTTGGGTTGGGTTGGCTCGTTGTCCAAATCCCTGAATCGCGGCTGAATCACCCACCTTCGCCGCACAGACCGGTTTGGTGAGTTGGAGTTGACCATTGGGTGGAATGCCAGGATCTGAAATCAACGGCAAAACAATTTGTGTCCCAGCCTGTTTTGCCAGCAGATTTGGATAAGACGCGACCTGCCCGGATTGGAAAAAGGCGTTGCTTTGGAACCCAGCCGAAATACTGGCGCCAATCACAACCAGCCGGGAAAAATCGGGTGCTCCCTGGCGTGGCGCTGGTGCTTTGGGTTTGGATTTGGCCAGTAAAGCAACTGGTGCCACCTGAAGCCCAAGTATGGCCATCAGCAGGCAAGAAAAGAATACCAGTCGACGAAATTTCATGTTTCCCCCTCGAGAGTTGAACAGTGGATTAGGAACGTTAGCTTTTAGGATGAGCTGGAGTTAGTGATGACGCAGAGAGAGTTCAATCTTAGGAGTGCTGCGAGTTGAGAGCAAGTGGAATTTGACGGAATGATGTTGTGACAGGGTGACAAGGTGACAGGGTGACAGGGTGACACAGTGACCAGAATAAAAAATCATTCTCAATTCTTCCACAATCCCCAGAGTCTGACCGTTCCGTCATAGCTGCAGGAAATAGCGTGGCGGTCGCCGGGAAGGAAGGCGACTTTATAAACTTTGTCTTTGTGGCCCATACAACAGACCAGTTCCTGACCTGAAACCAGATCCCACAAGCGGATGGTGCGATCTTCACTGCCGGAAAGCGCCTGAGTGCCGTCAGCCGAAATTGCGACGCTCGTGACATAATTTCCATGTCCCAGAAAACGGGCGGCTTCGCGGCCTTCAACCAGATCCCACAGCCGCAACGTTGTGTCCTGGCTGCTTGAAATTGCTTTGGTTCGATCTGGGGAAATCGCCACACCGCTACCGATTGGCGTGGCTTTGCCTTCCAGTCGTCGCATGCGCTGCTTGGTTTCACCTCCCGAATGACCTGGATGAGAATCACCTCCGAGCACCCGCCGCCCATCAATTGAAACCCGAACGCTGATTGCTTCTGATCTGGCTGCATCCGAAAGGAGTGACTGGACTTCCTGCCCGGTTTCCAAATTCCATAAGTGCAGGTCGCCACTTAATCCAATTGACAAGGCAAACGACCCATTCGAAGCAAAGACAATATTGGCCACATTGTCGATATGACCTTGCATTCGATGGAGTTGCGTCCGGTCTTGCAATTCCCAGAGACATAAACTGCTGTCCTGACTGCCCGATAACAGCCGTTTTCCATCAGGTGAAAACGCCAGTGCCGTGACTTGCTGATGGCCTGATAAACGGTTTTGTTCCTGACCGGTGGCAAGGTCATAAATTCGGATGGCATCGTCAGTGCCGCTCACCGCCACCAGGCAACTATCAGGTGAAAAAACAGCACAGCGGTATGGAAAAATTCGCCGATTCCCGAAAGTGCTTACCTCTTTTCCAGTTTCAGTTTCGAGCAGGGCCATGGTCTTATCCTGTTTAGCTGAAACAAAGTGGCGGCCATTGGGGGCAAACGCAATGCTGGTGACGGCGGAGTGGCCCACGAAGCGCCGGATTTCTCCGACTGTAGCCGGCAAATCAAGTGGAACCGCCATCCGTTGAACGAGTTCAGCCGGTGGTGGCGGTGGCGGGACTTCAACCGTTGGAGTCGGTTCCGGCTCAATGTTTTGAACTGAAATGACTGACAGTTCAGTGACCAGCACCGGTTCGGGGACGGGGGCCGGCTCCGGCGATTGGTCTTCAATGGAAGTCAGATCCGATTCCTCAACTGCCGGGATGGTATCGGACGAATCAACCACGGCAAAAAGCTGGTCTTCAAACTGTTTGGCATCCCAGGGCCCGGTAACTGGAATCGGAAACACCCGCTCTTCAGTTGCCTTTTCAGCAGTGGGTGATGGCTCTGGTGGCTTTGGGAGTTGAGAGACGAGTGGGGCGGTGCGATCAATATCAGGCGGAGCCGTTGGGGGCACGTCAAACAAAACAACTTTTGACGGCAAATTCGGGGTAAGTGCAAAGGGGATTTCAGTTCGAATTGTCGCCGGCTCCAACAAAATCGGTGCCGTTGGGGGGGAATGAAGCGTCGGTTGGGTAATCTGACCCGAAGGTCCTGGGCTTGAGTCTTCCCGGTGCAAAAACATGACCGGATCCGCTTCAGGTGATGTTCCCTGTGAGGTTGGGGACTCTACCGTCGGGCTGAATGTGGAGCTTGACAAAAACAACTGCCGTTTATGGTGTGTGATTCGGATGAGTTCATCCGCAAATTCCTCAGCCGTGGGCCGCAACACCGCCTGTTTCGAGAGCGCCCGAAAGATCAGCGATTCAATTTCAACCGGAATTTCAGGAACATATTGTCGCAACGACGGCGGCGGATCATTGGCCTGCATCCACATCACCGCGACCAGATCGCCGTCTTGTGATTCAAATGGAAGCCGACCACTGAGCATTTGATACATCATAATGCCCAGGCTATAAACGTCAGACCGTCCGTCATAGGCTTTATTTCGAACACGTTCCGGAGCCATATATTCCGGCGTTCCCATCACAATTCCGGCCCCCGTCAGGCTCCGACCACTGACATTGGCGGCTGAACCCGAGAGTTTGGCAATCCCAAAATCCAGGACTTTCACCACTTCGCCGCGTTTGGTTTGATGGAGATAGATATTGTCCGGTTTAATATCGCGATGGACAATCCCGGCGGAATGAGCTTCGGCCAGAACATCACAGACCGGGACAATGATTTCGGTTGCCCGTTGAAGGGAAAGTTTTAATTTCTCACGCAGTTCATCAACCAGCAGCCGGCCATCGAGCAATTCCATCACCAGGTAGGCAAACCCATCCGCCGTGATGCCAAAATCGAGAATTGAAATGGCATTTGGATGGTCAATCCGGCAGGTTGAGACACCTTCAAGCCGAAAGCGTTCCAGTTCTTCAGCGGTGGCATTACTGACATTGGCATGCAGGATTTTGACCGCCACCGCCCGACCCAGCCCGAGGTGGATCGCCCGATAGACAACCCCAAACCCTCCCAGGCCGATGGGGGCTTCAAGACGGTATTTTCCGTCCAGCACAGTTCCAGATGGTTGATCAATGGTGCCCAATGACATCGAACTCACCCAACGAAGACAACAAGAAAATCAAAACCAGAGTACCTGGTCAAGTTGCAGGTGGTTTTGATTTGGGATTTCCTGGAAAATGATTCGGAGGATCGGATCTTCATTCTGAATCACAGATGGTGGTTGAAACAAGCGAAAAGTGAACTGCTCTGGGTTCCGGGTGCTTGATCTCCTTCGCGCATGTTTTTGCGCGTCAATGGCACACCATTTTCCGGTTCTGGTTTACCCACTTCAAATCAACACAGGGAAGGAACTTATGACGAAATTGATGATGGTTGCAGTCATTTTAATGAGCTGGGGGGGCTCAGTTTTGGCTCAAACTGAGATCAAGCTGCCAAAAGGAAAGTCGGTATTGGTGGATGGGCAGGTGTCGGCAGGTGAATGGGATGATGCAACGGAAATCAAAATCTCCGACCAGATTACTCTCGCCGCAAAAGCCAGCGGTGACTTTATCTTTTTCGCTGTCAAATATCCAAAGCCAACCTATTTTGGGGTTGATCTCTATGTCAATTCGGTGGCTGGTCAGTTGGTGAATCTGCATGCTTCGGCCAAACCAGGCGAACGGGAACTCAGAGATGGAAAATGGCCTGACTGGACGTGGTGGAATAACCAGGGCTGGATGGTGAATACGTCACGGGGCGTTATACCATTTGGGGTTGAGGGTATCGGGCTAAGCGCTAAGGGAAATACAATTTTTTCAATAGTTTAGCCACGCCGTAATACGAGGAGTTCATTCCAAAATAGCGTTAAGTACCTTACCGAAAATTTCCAGACATTTTAACCACGAAAAACACGAAAAACACGAAAAAGATCAACCACTTACCAAACCCAATATCTCAGGAAACTTATGACAAGGTACTTACCTTTGAACGGCGTGAATTCCTCCCCGACGAAGTCAAGGAATATCAAATCCGTCGCTCGCGATTTCCCGCCAAAACCTGGCGGGTGATGCTCGAAATTCACACCAATTCAACGATTGCCTTTCCTGAAAAGGCGGAATCGAAAAATTCCGAAAAGTGGTTGAAATTAAAGTTCTAACCCACTGCTCCAGGATAAGGATTTCAGGTCCAGAGGGGCATTATATAATAGCCGTGGGCTTCGCACCACGGCTTGGGACTGAGGGCTGAAGACTTCGGGCTGAAAAGCCCTCGGGCTCAGGGCTTGGGGCTGAGGGCTGAAGAAAGCGGCTGAAGAAATTGGTTTTATTTCATCCCTCATCCTTCATCCCTCATCCCTTCCTTTGCTCCGAGCTTGCGAGTCCTCAGCCCAATGTCTTCAGCCCCAAGCCCTGGTTCTTCAGCCCTTTCCTGGTCATCGTTTTCCCTCCAAATTGGCCCACTCTCCGGATTGAATGAAGGCTGCCCAGTAAAACGGATGTTTCCACCGGTGGCTTCTGAGCATTTGCAATTGAGTATTTTGAAGGCAATCACTGCGGCCTTCACCATTTTTGAGACGCTGATAGAGCCCGCTCATCAAGGTTTTGGCTCCAAGATCCGACACTTGCCACAGACTCATCACCTGAGATTCGCTTCCGGCCAGCATCAGTGCCCGCCTCAGCCCATAGACACCATCACCCTGAATAACCTGACCCAGCGCCGTTTCGCAGGCTGAGAGCACCACGAGTTGCGTTCCCCACAAATCGAGCTGGGCGGCTTCAAGCGCGGTGAGGGTGGTTTGCCCGCTGGTCGCCGCCCCCTGGTTGGCACCGGCAAAAAAGAGTGCCGAGCGCAGCAATGGGTCTTCATTCTTCGCAAGATCAAGGTCAAATGATGGGGTTTCCAGGATGTTAACATTCCGGCCTTCAGGTTCTGGATTAGCCGTGAGTCTGGATTTCGACAAAAACACCCCATGGGTGGCTAAATGGAGAATTTGTGGGCGATGGGTGTCAATCACCGTCTGTTTCGTCGCTGCGCTTTTGGTTTTTAACACTGCCTGGGGATAGAGTTGCTGGATTTCCAACCCTTCACTGGCGGTATTGACCAGCCGGGCGAGCGGATGCAAGGAAATTCCAGCAATTTTTGGTTGTCCTCCCTGGCCATAATCCGGGTCCGCCAGCACCATCGGCGGGTTTCTGAACTCAAACCGGGTTTGCGCTCGCAACAAATCACGTCCGCTGGTGAGATAGGTCAACCGGTAGTGTTCAATTAGAAATTTTCCTTGCCTGTCAATCAGTGCCCCAAACGGCAGCACATTGAGTGCCCCATCGGGCGAGAGCAACAGGCGTTTGTCACCTGGTACTTTTTCAAGGATGGGGTGCATCACTTTCT contains these protein-coding regions:
- the lpxD gene encoding UDP-3-O-(3-hydroxymyristoyl)glucosamine N-acyltransferase, which produces MKLSEIASRLNYTIEGDTECEITGVAGLDEAGPTDLAFLANPRYTPKLQTTRAAALILNQTASVTWPKPILRAPDAYLAFAQVLSLFYQPPDLEPGIHPTAVIAATARIGQDVRVGAYVVIGEHALIGDRVTIHPNCTIYPGVKIGDESYLHSNCVVREFVEIGPRCRLQNQVTLGSDGFGYARQPDGSWYKIVQSGLVVLEADVEIGAGTQIDRASIGETRIRRGAKIDNLVQIGHGSTVGEDTLLCAQVGLAGSTTVGNRVTLAGQVGVAGHLTIGDGVLATAQSGIPNSVEAGKRVSGYPAIDNRQWLRASAVFSKLPDLLKQLHQLQERVAALENQIQSGESSERAK
- a CDS encoding Glu/Leu/Phe/Val dehydrogenase, translating into MGLTETLIGRFEMAAEKLNLDQNLRKLLRFPGREFVVNLPVHMDNGEIRVFESYRVQHHIASGPMQGGLRYRPDITLDEMRALALWSTYTCAVVDVPFGGSMGGILCDPKELSQSELERMTRRYISEMLDILGTERDILAPDLSTDQQVMAWIMDTYSMHARHTVRSIVTGKPFEMGGSHFSREAIGYGATCMINESAKKLGMSPDKTRVNIQGAGRRGGSAAQFLYEAGYVITGIADLGGGVYNPNGLNIPDVLYYFGQKGTLEGYPEGDAINDEELLTMDCDVLVPAFRQQQITAEVARKTKCRILCEIAYGATTGMAEPILDYRGVFVIPAILGESGGAGIRYFEWVQNRMGFTWRKDVVKERLTDMVNGAFHHVVNMSEKHGVNLRMGAYMLGLERMARDLTLRGIYA
- a CDS encoding serine/threonine protein kinase, translated to MSLGTIDQPSGTVLDGKYRLEAPIGLGGFGVVYRAIHLGLGRAVAVKILHANVSNATAEELERFRLEGVSTCRIDHPNAISILDFGITADGFAYLVMELLDGRLLVDELREKLKLSLQRATEIIVPVCDVLAEAHSAGIVHRDIKPDNIYLHQTKRGEVVKVLDFGIAKLSGSAANVSGRSLTGAGIVMGTPEYMAPERVRNKAYDGRSDVYSLGIMMYQMLSGRLPFESQDGDLVAVMWMQANDPPPSLRQYVPEIPVEIESLIFRALSKQAVLRPTAEEFADELIRITHHKRQLFLSSSTFSPTVESPTSQGTSPEADPVMFLHREDSSPGPSGQITQPTLHSPPTAPILLEPATIRTEIPFALTPNLPSKVVLFDVPPTAPPDIDRTAPLVSQLPKPPEPSPTAEKATEERVFPIPVTGPWDAKQFEDQLFAVVDSSDTIPAVEESDLTSIEDQSPEPAPVPEPVLVTELSVISVQNIEPEPTPTVEVPPPPPPAELVQRMAVPLDLPATVGEIRRFVGHSAVTSIAFAPNGRHFVSAKQDKTMALLETETGKEVSTFGNRRIFPYRCAVFSPDSCLVAVSGTDDAIRIYDLATGQEQNRLSGHQQVTALAFSPDGKRLLSGSQDSSLCLWELQDRTQLHRMQGHIDNVANIVFASNGSFALSIGLSGDLHLWNLETGQEVQSLLSDAARSEAISVRVSIDGRRVLGGDSHPGHSGGETKQRMRRLEGKATPIGSGVAISPDRTKAISSSQDTTLRLWDLVEGREAARFLGHGNYVTSVAISADGTQALSGSEDRTIRLWDLVSGQELVCCMGHKDKVYKVAFLPGDRHAISCSYDGTVRLWGLWKN